The following proteins are co-located in the Siansivirga zeaxanthinifaciens CC-SAMT-1 genome:
- the leuC gene encoding 3-isopropylmalate dehydratase large subunit, whose product MSKSLFDKVWDSHVVRSIEDGPDVFFIDRHLIHEVTSPVAFVGLESRGLSVLYPDRTFAVADHNTPTINQHLPVQDPLSANQLKTLENNANKYGISHWGLGHQNNGIVHVVGPENGITLPGATIVCGDSHTSTHGAFGAIAFGIGTSEVEMVLTTQCIMQPKPKKMRISINGKLNNAVTPKDVGLYIISQLTTSGATGYFVEYAGDVFENMTMEGRMTVCNLSIEMGARGGMIAPDEKTFEYIKGRPMTPKGADWDKAMAYWKTLKSDADATFDKEVVFNAEDIEPMITYGTNPGMGIGISKNIPSADAVEGGKSTYEKSLAYMGYSENDQMIGKKIDYVFIGSCTNGRIEDFRAFASIVKGRKKADHVTAWLVPGSHVVEAKIKEEGLLEIFEEAGFVLREPGCSACLAMNDDKVPAGKYAVSTSNRNFEGRQGPGSRTLLASPLVAAAAAVTGVVTDPRELL is encoded by the coding sequence ATGAGCAAATCATTGTTTGACAAAGTTTGGGATTCGCATGTTGTGCGAAGTATTGAAGATGGACCAGATGTGTTTTTTATAGACCGTCACTTAATTCACGAAGTTACAAGCCCTGTAGCTTTTGTTGGATTAGAAAGCAGAGGTTTAAGTGTTTTATATCCAGATCGTACGTTTGCCGTAGCAGATCACAATACACCTACCATTAACCAACACTTACCGGTTCAAGATCCTTTATCTGCAAACCAATTAAAAACTTTAGAAAATAATGCTAATAAATACGGTATTAGCCACTGGGGTTTAGGACATCAAAATAATGGTATTGTTCACGTTGTAGGACCAGAAAATGGTATTACACTTCCAGGAGCTACCATTGTTTGTGGTGATTCTCATACATCAACTCACGGTGCTTTTGGTGCTATTGCTTTTGGTATTGGTACATCGGAGGTAGAAATGGTACTTACTACCCAGTGTATTATGCAGCCAAAACCTAAAAAAATGCGCATTAGCATAAACGGGAAACTTAATAATGCTGTAACACCTAAAGATGTTGGTTTATACATTATTTCTCAATTAACAACTTCAGGAGCTACTGGTTATTTTGTTGAGTATGCTGGAGATGTTTTTGAAAACATGACTATGGAAGGCCGTATGACGGTTTGTAACTTATCTATCGAGATGGGTGCTCGTGGTGGTATGATTGCTCCAGACGAAAAAACATTCGAATATATTAAAGGCCGTCCTATGACTCCAAAAGGAGCCGATTGGGATAAAGCCATGGCATATTGGAAAACTCTTAAATCGGATGCAGATGCTACCTTCGATAAAGAAGTAGTATTTAATGCTGAAGATATTGAGCCAATGATTACCTACGGAACAAATCCAGGTATGGGTATTGGTATTTCTAAAAACATTCCTTCTGCCGATGCTGTTGAAGGCGGTAAGTCTACCTACGAAAAGTCTTTAGCTTACATGGGCTACTCAGAAAACGATCAAATGATTGGTAAGAAAATCGATTATGTGTTTATTGGTAGTTGTACAAATGGACGTATTGAAGATTTCCGTGCCTTTGCATCGATTGTTAAAGGTAGAAAAAAAGCAGATCACGTTACCGCTTGGTTAGTTCCAGGTTCGCATGTTGTTGAAGCTAAAATTAAAGAAGAAGGCTTATTAGAAATTTTTGAAGAAGCTGGATTTGTTTTAAGAGAACCAGGTTGTTCGGCGTGTTTAGCAATGAATGATGATAAAGTACCTGCTGGAAAATATGCTGTAAGTACATCAAACAGAA